In Vicia villosa cultivar HV-30 ecotype Madison, WI linkage group LG7, Vvil1.0, whole genome shotgun sequence, the DNA window cgaaaagaagaaaagaaaaaataattacttATGCATTCCTCCTATAGGAAGAGAGCTCTTCTTGTACTTTCCAATTTGAGAGCCATAATGCCATAGATTAACACCAAGATCCTCTTCAATCATCTTAGTATTTAAGTCAATGCAGGCTAGTTTACCATCCgttttcttaaagaagactagaTTGTTTTTTATCCCGACTCCGATGGGGTAGTGGATGAAAGGTAGGTGGTTAATAACAAAGAGTTTGGTCCATGATTCTTTGACACTCAGTTCCCCCAAAATTGATATATGAAAAGTACTAGTCTCTTTGTAAGTTGATATCAAGGCAATTGATTCATTTAAAAGCACCAAGTGATTCTCCGATGAAAGAGTATCATCCAAGTACGAGGGTGCTGGTGTGGTAAACAAAACCTCAGTGCTAAAATCAAATGATATCAAACATTCTTCCATATCATATTTAGACTCACTTCTAGCCCACCAATGAGACACTCCATTCACATACATTCCGACATTCTGAGCTAGTGAATAGTAACGATGATTTGGTCTCAAAGTATCAAGCTCTTTCCATGAGTTGTTTCTTAGAGAATATAACTCCCAAGTGCTTTTGAGTTCTCTTTTTAAGAGACGGTAATCTGTCAATTGAACTACTTTATAGTTGTTTGTTACGGAATCGTAACCAAATCCAAGAACAACATACCGAGAGCTAAGGTAAGGTGGCACAGAGTTAAGACGACTGCGAGGGATGACCTTGGATTCACCGGTAGTTGGATTCCACAGCACAGGACTTCCATTGTAGCTTTGTTTGAGACAGAAACACTTGGTGCTTTTAAATGAGTCAATTGCATTGATATCAACTTACATAGTGACCAGCACTTTTCATATATCAATTTTGAGCGAACTCGGTGTGAGAGAATCATGGACAAAACTCTATGTTATTAACCACCTACCTTTCATCCACTCCCCCGTCGGAGTTGGGATAAAAAAcaatgtagtcttctttaagacaacaGATGGTAAACTAGCCTGCATTGATTTAAATACTAAGATGATTGAAGAGGATCTTGGTGTTAATTCATGGGATTATGGTTGTCAAATAGGAAAGTACAAGAAGAGCTCTCTTTCTATAGGAGGAATGCataattgattattttttcttttcttcttttggtCTTGTTTATGACTATGATTATTGTGATTTTAACTTATTAAAGCTAAATTACCTGATGCAATAGATCAGTTTTTGTTGACTCCATGCGAATACACATTTGTTTGATATAAGGAAATTCAATGACTTCATCTTTGTGATGTTAAAGTACATACTATAACTTGCAGGTCGATAATACATATCGTGAATGATTATTGCTTCTGTCTTGTGGCAGTGTAATTGTAAACTACAATAGCAAAGGATGGTAATTTCTTGTTAAATACAAAAGCATTACTCTGGTTCCAATTGTGTAAAGTGATTTTGTTGCTAGCACATGATTGAAAATTTAAGTGATATAAGAAACTTGGTATGATAATATCAAAGTAGACATTCCTAGTACAGTGGCATGGATAGCAGCCCTCCGTGCCGACCCCAAAAATGGGATAGCAGGATAACATATAGTATAGCGGGATAAACAACTACTAGATATTAAGGAATAACGTCGCTATTAACTACTCTGGATAATATAACCTTGTCAGGTGAAACTTTTATGTGTCCTCCCTGATATGTGGTATAGTTAATGTCTACGAAGATAAATTTAGACATATTTTTCATATCAAATGATCAATTTCCTCTTTCCCCAACCTTCCATTGTTCAACTTTTTTATATTCTCCCAT includes these proteins:
- the LOC131619706 gene encoding F-box/kelch-repeat protein At3g06240-like, which gives rise to MESTKTDLLHQASLPSVVLKKTTLFFIPTPTGEWMKVDINAIDSFKSTKCFCLKQSYNGSPVLWNPTTGESKVIPRSRLNSVPPYLSSRYVVLGFGYDSVTNNYKVVQLTDYRLLKRELKSTWELYSLRNNSWKELDTLRPNHRYYSLAQNVGMYVNGVSHWWARSESKYDMEECLISFDFSTEVLFTTPAPSYLDDTLSSENHLVLLNESIALISTYKETSTFHISILGELSVKESWTKLFVINHLPFIHYPIGVGIKNNLVFFKKTDGKLACIDLNTKMIEEDLGVNLWHYGSQIGKYKKSSLPIGGMHK